From one Trifolium pratense cultivar HEN17-A07 linkage group LG1, ARS_RC_1.1, whole genome shotgun sequence genomic stretch:
- the LOC123909178 gene encoding pre-mRNA-processing factor 19 homolog 2, whose protein sequence is MNCSISGEVPEEPVVSKGSGLLFEKRLIERHIADYGKCPVTGEPLTLDDIVPIKTGKIVKPRPVQAASIPGMIGMFQNEWDGLMLSNFALEQQLHTARQELSHALYQHDAACRVIARLKKERDEARSILAQAERQFPISTPNDATANAPVHSNGKRAADDEELAPNAKKLHPGISSSIITELTNCNVALSQQRKKRQISATLAPIDAIETYTQISSHPLNKTNRQGIISLDILYSKDLIATGNVDTNAVIFDRPSGQVLATLSGHSKKVTSVKFVGQGESIITGSADKTVRLWQGSDDGRYTCRQTLKDHSAEVQAVTVHATNNYFVTASLDGTWCFYELSSGTCLTQVSDSSEGYTSAAFHPDGLILGTGTTDSLVKIWDVKSQANVAKFDGHQGHVTAISFSENGYYLATAAHDGVKLWDLRKLKNFRNFAPYDKETPTNSVEFDHSGSYLAVGGSDVRIYQVANVKSEWNLIKTFPDLSGTGKSTCVKFGPDSKYLAVASMDRNLRIFGQPGEDIPAASCAP, encoded by the exons ATGAACTGCTCCA TTTCCGGTGAGGTTCCGGAAGAGCCTGTGGTGTCAAAAGGCTCCGGTCTTCTCTTTGAGAAGAGGTTAATCGAGAGACATATTGCG GATTATGGGAAGTGTCCAGTTACTGGAGAACCACTTACTTTGGATGACATTGTACCAATCAAAACAGGCAAG ATTGTGAAGCCTAGACCAGTGCAGGCAGCTAGCATTCCTGGCATGATCGGGATGTTCCAAAAT GAATGGGATGGGTTGATGCTATCTAATTTTGCATTGGAGCAGCAATTGCATACAGCAAGGCAAGAGTTAAGTCATGCTCTATATCAG CATGATGCTGCTTGCCGTGTGATTGCAAGACTTAAAAAGGAACGAGACGAAGCTAGGTCTATACTTGCACAGGCAGAAAGGCAGTTCCCGATTTCTACACCAAATGATGCGACTGCAAATGCTCCTGTTCATAGCAATGGGAAAAGAG CTGCTGATGATGAGGAGCTAGCACCTAATGCGAAGAAATTACATCCTGGAATTTCTTCTAGCATAATTACTGAGCTAACAAACTGTAATGTTGCTCTTTCACAGCAGAGGAAAAAGCGACAG ATTTCTGCGACTTTGGCCCCTATTGATGCTATAGAGACATATACCCAGATATCTAGTCATCccttaaacaaaacaaacagaCAAGGCATTATATCTCTTGATATCCTTTATTCTAAG GACTTGATTGCAACTGGAAATGTTGATACAAATGCTGTTATTTTTGACCGTCCATCAGGGCAAGTATTAGCTACACTCAGCGGTCACTCTAAAAAG GTAACCAGCGTGAAGTTTGTAGGTCAGGGCGAATCTATCATTACTGGTTCAGCAGATAAG ACAGTTCGTTTGTGGCAAGGGTCAGATGATGGTCGCTATACCTGCAGACAGACCTTGAAAGATCATTCGGCTGAG GTGCAAGCTGTCACTGTCCATGCCACCAATAATTACTTTGTGACTGCATCACTTGATGGCACTTGGTGCTTTTATGAACTGTCTTCAGGGACTTGTCTGACCCAG GTTTCGGACTCTTCCGAAGGCTATACATCTGCAGCTTTTCATCCTGATGGTCTTATTCTTGGAACTGGCACTACAGATTCTCTTGTTAAGATCTGGGATGTTAAAAGTCAG GCAAATGTTGCTAAATTTGATGGACACCAGGGGCATGTGACTGCAATATCCTTTTCTGAGAATGGTTACTACCTTGCG ACTGCAGCTCATGACGGTGTAAAGCTTTGGGATCTACGCAAGTTGAAAAACTTCCGGAATTTTGCCCCATATGACAAAGAAACTCCAACAAACTCTG TGGAGTTTGACCACAGTGGATCCTACCTTGCAGTTGGAGGCTCGGATGTAAG GATATACCAAGTTGCAAATGTGAAATCTGAATGGAACTTGATCAAAACTTTTCCCGATTTATCTGGAACAG GGAAATCCACATGTGTAAAATTTGGCCCAGATTCAAAATACTTAGCAGTTGCATCAATGGACCGGAATCTTAGAATATTCGGCCAACCTGGTGAAGATATACCTGCCGCAAGTTGTGCTCCATAG
- the LOC123902136 gene encoding myb-like protein O isoform X1 — protein sequence MLQDVIHPPSHDDQLSIDEISSPNISAQIFELCDPDLFHDSLQQNSDVTSSSNCCQDENNINNNNNSSYTLNNISQALDLENNNINSNNSNSNSTATTTSTTSTTNTNNIKNNTNNNLSIIFDSQEEIDNDISASIDFTSSSSFLVPSLLQINTTHQEQFDFSSTQPLELSTCSVLKGLSSQYQTDISPVSAPAQLIGGASFPSVFEDDCISSIPSYSPSCNSYLSNGLGLYMPQGNLNTALSADSSSLFGGGILLGSEMQTQDLDYQGENAGIYCTDSVQQVFNPQDFQALGTENHKLVAAAGSANLAPEISHLEDSSLKVGKLSVEQRKEKIHRYMKKRNERNFSKKIKYACRKTLADSRPRVRGRFAKNDDFGENQRPASSNHEDDDEIAVKEEDDMVDSSDIFAHISGLNSFKCNYSIQSLI from the exons ATGTTGCAAGATGTTATCCATCCTCCATCACATGATGATCAACTATCCATT GATGAAATTTCAAGTCCAAATATTAGTGCACAAATTTTTGAACTTTGTGACCCCGATTTGTTCCACGACTCCTTGCAACAAAATTCCGATGTTACTTCAAGCTCAAATTGTTGTCAAGACgaaaacaacatcaacaacaacaataattccTCGTATACCTTAAACAACATATCACAAGCTTTAGatttagaaaataataacatcaataGCAATAATAGCAATAGTAATAGTACCGCTACAACAACGAGCACAACTAGCACTACCAACACGAACAACATTAAGAATAATACCAATAATAACCTCTCAATCATCTTCGATTCTCAAGAAGAAATCGACAATGACATATCAGCTTCCATAGACTTCACATCATCGTCATCTTTTCTGGTTCCGTCCCTTCTTCAGATCAATACAACTCATCAAGAACAATTTGATTTCTCTTCAACACAACCTCTTGAACTATCAACATGTTCTGTTTTGAAAGGGCTATCTTCTCAATATCAAACTGATATTAGTCCTGTTTCAGCACCAGCGCAGCTTATCGGTGGTGCTTCGTTCCCTTCTGTGTTTGAAGATGATTGCATATCTTCAATTCCTTCTTATTCGCCTTCGTGTAATTCTTATCTTAGTAATGGTTTAGGTTTGTATATGCCTCAAGGAAATCTAAATACTGCTTTATCTGCTGATAGTTCTAGCTTATTTGGTGGAGGAATTCTATTAGGTTCTGAAATGCAGACTCAAGATTTGGATTATCAAGGTGAAAATGCTGGAATTTATTGTACAGATTCTGTTCAACAAGTTTTTAATCCTCAAGATTTTCAG GCACTTGGTACTGAGAATCACAAACTAGTAGCTGCTGCTGGTTCTGCCAATTTAGCACCAGAAATCTCACACTTGGAGGACTCTAGTTTGAAGGTTGGAAAACTTTCTGTTGAGCAAAGGAAAgagaagattcatagatatatgAAGAAGAGAAATGAAAGAAATTTCAGTAAGAAAATCAAG TATGCTTGTCGAAAAACTTTAGCGGATAGCCGTCCGCGAGTTAGAGGAAGGTTCGCAAAAAATGATGATTTTGGAGAGAATCAAAGGCCAGCTAGTAGCAAccatgaagatgatgatgaa ATAGCtgttaaagaagaagatgatatGGTTGATTCCTCAGATATCTTTGCACATATCAGTGGACTTAACTCCTTCAAATGCAACTATTCCATCCAATCCTTgatttga
- the LOC123902136 gene encoding homeobox protein 5-like isoform X2, with product MKHSRLGLTCVQCLICDEISSPNISAQIFELCDPDLFHDSLQQNSDVTSSSNCCQDENNINNNNNSSYTLNNISQALDLENNNINSNNSNSNSTATTTSTTSTTNTNNIKNNTNNNLSIIFDSQEEIDNDISASIDFTSSSSFLVPSLLQINTTHQEQFDFSSTQPLELSTCSVLKGLSSQYQTDISPVSAPAQLIGGASFPSVFEDDCISSIPSYSPSCNSYLSNGLGLYMPQGNLNTALSADSSSLFGGGILLGSEMQTQDLDYQGENAGIYCTDSVQQVFNPQDFQALGTENHKLVAAAGSANLAPEISHLEDSSLKVGKLSVEQRKEKIHRYMKKRNERNFSKKIKYACRKTLADSRPRVRGRFAKNDDFGENQRPASSNHEDDDEIAVKEEDDMVDSSDIFAHISGLNSFKCNYSIQSLI from the exons ATGAAGCACTCACGCCTCGGATTGACGTGTGTCCAATGTCTAATATGT GATGAAATTTCAAGTCCAAATATTAGTGCACAAATTTTTGAACTTTGTGACCCCGATTTGTTCCACGACTCCTTGCAACAAAATTCCGATGTTACTTCAAGCTCAAATTGTTGTCAAGACgaaaacaacatcaacaacaacaataattccTCGTATACCTTAAACAACATATCACAAGCTTTAGatttagaaaataataacatcaataGCAATAATAGCAATAGTAATAGTACCGCTACAACAACGAGCACAACTAGCACTACCAACACGAACAACATTAAGAATAATACCAATAATAACCTCTCAATCATCTTCGATTCTCAAGAAGAAATCGACAATGACATATCAGCTTCCATAGACTTCACATCATCGTCATCTTTTCTGGTTCCGTCCCTTCTTCAGATCAATACAACTCATCAAGAACAATTTGATTTCTCTTCAACACAACCTCTTGAACTATCAACATGTTCTGTTTTGAAAGGGCTATCTTCTCAATATCAAACTGATATTAGTCCTGTTTCAGCACCAGCGCAGCTTATCGGTGGTGCTTCGTTCCCTTCTGTGTTTGAAGATGATTGCATATCTTCAATTCCTTCTTATTCGCCTTCGTGTAATTCTTATCTTAGTAATGGTTTAGGTTTGTATATGCCTCAAGGAAATCTAAATACTGCTTTATCTGCTGATAGTTCTAGCTTATTTGGTGGAGGAATTCTATTAGGTTCTGAAATGCAGACTCAAGATTTGGATTATCAAGGTGAAAATGCTGGAATTTATTGTACAGATTCTGTTCAACAAGTTTTTAATCCTCAAGATTTTCAG GCACTTGGTACTGAGAATCACAAACTAGTAGCTGCTGCTGGTTCTGCCAATTTAGCACCAGAAATCTCACACTTGGAGGACTCTAGTTTGAAGGTTGGAAAACTTTCTGTTGAGCAAAGGAAAgagaagattcatagatatatgAAGAAGAGAAATGAAAGAAATTTCAGTAAGAAAATCAAG TATGCTTGTCGAAAAACTTTAGCGGATAGCCGTCCGCGAGTTAGAGGAAGGTTCGCAAAAAATGATGATTTTGGAGAGAATCAAAGGCCAGCTAGTAGCAAccatgaagatgatgatgaa ATAGCtgttaaagaagaagatgatatGGTTGATTCCTCAGATATCTTTGCACATATCAGTGGACTTAACTCCTTCAAATGCAACTATTCCATCCAATCCTTgatttga